Proteins from one Kineosporiaceae bacterium genomic window:
- a CDS encoding CPBP family intramembrane metalloprotease produces MAAIMREGYDRRSTPAAVLLLTHPVAAFFVLAYLLSWVYWLFVLGIMGRDTLAWFIPGAFGPPLAALIVTGLLEGRAGTRAFLRRWVQWRVGARWYVLALVGLPALGLLVGLLSRDWSERFAGSGPSVAVTYLATLSLVAVLGGGQEEPGWRGFALPRMQERMGPLAASVVLGVLWGLWHLPVFILVPGYNFAGAGVASIAGSVVVFTAAGTVGQSLLLTWLFNHTGGSVLLAVLAHASLNAGTALVAGRTASMAVDVLFGVVGVVLVLATRGTLSYQSAGHSGGTGAADSRPGAGVRLRTTAQR; encoded by the coding sequence ATGGCCGCAATTATGCGTGAAGGGTATGACCGACGCAGCACGCCTGCGGCGGTCCTCTTGCTGACTCACCCGGTAGCCGCGTTCTTCGTGCTGGCCTACCTCCTCAGCTGGGTGTACTGGCTGTTTGTGCTCGGGATCATGGGACGAGACACGCTTGCCTGGTTCATTCCTGGCGCCTTCGGGCCTCCACTCGCCGCGCTGATCGTGACGGGGCTGCTTGAGGGCCGGGCCGGTACTCGAGCGTTCCTGCGGCGCTGGGTCCAGTGGCGGGTCGGGGCGCGGTGGTACGTGCTGGCGCTGGTCGGCCTTCCGGCGCTGGGACTGCTTGTCGGGCTGCTGTCCCGGGACTGGAGCGAGCGGTTCGCCGGGTCGGGCCCATCGGTGGCCGTGACGTACCTCGCGACGTTGTCCCTCGTGGCGGTCTTGGGGGGTGGGCAGGAAGAGCCCGGATGGCGCGGATTCGCACTACCTCGCATGCAGGAGCGCATGGGGCCTCTCGCGGCGTCGGTGGTCTTGGGGGTGCTGTGGGGCCTGTGGCACCTACCGGTGTTCATCCTCGTGCCTGGGTACAACTTCGCCGGCGCTGGCGTGGCCAGCATCGCCGGGAGCGTAGTGGTCTTCACGGCCGCCGGCACGGTCGGGCAGTCCCTGCTGCTGACGTGGCTGTTCAACCACACCGGTGGCAGCGTGCTCCTCGCTGTGCTGGCCCACGCATCGCTCAACGCCGGCACAGCGTTGGTCGCCGGTCGGACCGCGTCGATGGCCGTCGATGTGTTGTTTGGGGTCGTCGGTGTGGTTCTCGTGCTCGCGACACGGGGGACGCTCTCCTATCAGTCCGCTGGACACTCAGGCGGCACCGGAGCTGCCGACTCTCGACCGGGGGCAGGCGTCCGCTTGAGGACCACGGCCCAGCGGTGA
- a CDS encoding ATP-binding protein, which yields MRAPQHEPSDPRVGSPDATLFLMVGLPAAGKTTLARELAGSHRALRLTPDEWHLPLFGESLTADGKRDILEGRMITLALQALRLGTSVVLDFGLWGRDERSALRWLADEADVACRVVYLPVELDVQLARIAHRQAERPHESFPMPESDVVSWRGQFQAPDAAELAGEEIPGPPSEWSTWLAWAVDRWPTLDPSTS from the coding sequence ATGCGCGCACCGCAGCACGAGCCATCCGATCCACGCGTCGGATCCCCCGACGCCACACTGTTCTTGATGGTCGGGCTGCCTGCCGCCGGTAAGACGACCCTCGCCCGCGAGCTGGCCGGGTCGCATCGCGCACTGCGGCTCACCCCCGACGAGTGGCACCTCCCCTTGTTCGGCGAGTCACTGACCGCCGACGGCAAGCGCGACATCCTGGAGGGCCGAATGATCACTCTGGCGCTGCAGGCCCTGCGGCTGGGGACCAGCGTGGTCCTCGATTTCGGGCTCTGGGGTCGAGACGAGCGGTCGGCTCTGCGTTGGCTGGCCGACGAGGCCGACGTGGCGTGTCGGGTGGTGTACCTGCCCGTCGAGCTGGACGTCCAACTCGCCCGTATCGCGCACCGTCAAGCGGAGAGGCCACACGAGAGCTTCCCGATGCCCGAGTCAGATGTTGTCTCCTGGCGTGGCCAGTTCCAGGCGCCGGACGCCGCCGAACTCGCGGGAGAGGAGATCCCCGGCCCACCGAGCGAGTGGTCGACCTGGCTCGCCTGGGCGGTGGATCGATGGCCGACGCTCGACCCGTCGACGAGCTGA
- a CDS encoding CsbD family protein translates to MSDQNQNRNPHSGRSSELDPHQVEDLEGRAKEAMGRSSGNPSLEDEGLREQQHARSQSMEREPGDTPDDTP, encoded by the coding sequence ATGAGCGACCAGAACCAGAACCGGAACCCACACTCCGGGCGCAGTTCGGAGCTCGATCCTCACCAGGTGGAGGATCTCGAGGGGAGGGCGAAGGAGGCCATGGGCCGATCCAGCGGTAACCCTTCCCTGGAGGACGAGGGCCTTCGGGAACAGCAACATGCTCGATCGCAGTCGATGGAGCGCGAGCCCGGGGACACCCCGGACGACACCCCGTAG
- a CDS encoding CsbD family protein, whose protein sequence is MGIDDTIGNTAEELRGKAKEGAGKATDDEELEAEGRTDQAKANLKQAGQKVKKAFGS, encoded by the coding sequence ATGGGTATCGACGACACGATCGGCAACACGGCCGAGGAACTGCGCGGCAAGGCCAAGGAAGGCGCTGGAAAGGCCACGGACGACGAGGAGCTCGAGGCCGAGGGCCGCACCGACCAGGCGAAGGCGAATCTGAAGCAGGCCGGCCAGAAGGTCAAGAAGGCCTTCGGATCCTGA
- the katG gene encoding catalase/peroxidase HPI: MSPMKESTVADETNPALVAAEGRTTRARSNNDWWPNQLDVSVLHQRPASGDPMGADFDYAAEFSSLDLAAVKADIETVMTTSQDWWPADWGHYGPLFIRMAWHSAGTYRIQDGRGGAGAGQQRFAPLNSWPDNANLDKARRLLWPVKQKYGRKLSWADLMVLAGNCALESMGFRTFGFGGGRQDVWEPEHVDWGNEGEWLGDQRYNGDRKLANPLAAVQMGLIYVNPEGPNGQPSALAAAHDIRETFARMAMNDEETVALIAGGHSFGKTHGAAPATHVGPEPEAAPIQAMGLGWQNSNGSGKGGDTITSGLEGAWTPTPTTWDNSFFETLFRYDWDLVKSPAGAWQWVPTDPAAADAVPDAHDPTKRNPPVMLTTDLALRLDPIYGPISRRFYENPDQFADAFARAWFKLTHRDMGPIQRYLGPEVPSEQLIWQDPVPAVTHELIGPDDVATLKQTILGSDLTVAELVSTAWASASTFRGTDKRGGANGARIRLAPQNQWEVNDPAQLAKVLRTLEGIQQGFNAAQSAGGKQVSLADLIVLGGCAAVEKAAGDAGVSLVVPFTPGRTDATQEQTDVESFAVLEPTSDGFRNYLGKGSERPTEARLIDRAQLLTLSAPELTVLVAGLRVLGANAQGSSHGVFTQRPGALTADFLVNILDLSTTWSPTSEGEETFEGRDAASGQVRWTATRNDLVFGSNSVLRAIAEVYAADDAGEKFVRDFVGAWDKVMMLDRFDAHR, encoded by the coding sequence ATGTCCCCAATGAAGGAGAGCACTGTGGCCGACGAGACCAACCCTGCCCTGGTGGCCGCCGAGGGACGCACCACGCGTGCCCGGTCCAACAACGACTGGTGGCCCAATCAACTCGACGTCAGCGTGCTGCATCAGCGGCCGGCCTCGGGTGACCCGATGGGCGCCGATTTCGACTACGCCGCAGAGTTCTCCAGCCTCGACCTGGCGGCCGTGAAGGCGGACATCGAGACCGTCATGACCACCTCGCAGGACTGGTGGCCGGCCGACTGGGGCCACTACGGGCCGCTGTTCATCCGCATGGCCTGGCACAGCGCCGGCACCTACCGGATCCAGGACGGTCGCGGTGGCGCCGGTGCCGGGCAGCAGCGGTTCGCGCCGCTGAACAGCTGGCCGGACAACGCCAACCTCGACAAGGCCCGCCGGCTGCTGTGGCCGGTCAAGCAGAAGTACGGCCGCAAACTGTCGTGGGCCGACCTGATGGTGCTGGCCGGCAACTGTGCCCTGGAGTCCATGGGCTTTCGCACCTTCGGCTTCGGCGGTGGGCGCCAGGACGTCTGGGAGCCCGAGCACGTCGACTGGGGCAACGAGGGCGAGTGGCTGGGCGATCAGCGCTACAACGGTGATCGCAAGCTCGCCAACCCGCTGGCCGCCGTCCAGATGGGCCTGATCTACGTCAACCCCGAGGGTCCGAACGGACAGCCGAGCGCGCTGGCCGCCGCCCACGACATTCGCGAGACGTTCGCGCGCATGGCGATGAACGACGAGGAGACCGTGGCGCTGATCGCCGGTGGGCACTCCTTCGGCAAGACCCACGGCGCCGCGCCGGCGACGCACGTCGGCCCCGAGCCCGAGGCTGCCCCGATCCAGGCGATGGGCCTGGGCTGGCAGAACAGCAACGGATCGGGCAAGGGCGGCGACACCATCACCAGTGGTCTCGAGGGCGCCTGGACGCCGACCCCCACCACGTGGGACAACAGCTTCTTCGAGACGCTGTTCCGCTACGACTGGGACCTGGTCAAGAGCCCGGCGGGCGCCTGGCAGTGGGTGCCGACCGACCCCGCGGCGGCAGATGCCGTGCCCGATGCGCACGACCCGACCAAGCGCAACCCTCCGGTGATGCTGACCACCGACCTCGCGCTGCGGCTCGACCCGATCTACGGGCCGATCTCCCGGCGCTTCTACGAGAACCCGGACCAGTTCGCCGACGCGTTCGCCCGGGCATGGTTCAAGCTGACCCACCGCGACATGGGTCCGATCCAGCGCTACCTCGGCCCCGAGGTGCCGTCCGAGCAGCTCATCTGGCAAGACCCGGTGCCGGCGGTCACGCACGAGCTCATCGGCCCGGACGACGTCGCAACCCTGAAGCAGACCATTCTCGGCTCGGATCTGACGGTGGCCGAACTGGTCTCGACCGCCTGGGCCTCGGCCTCGACGTTCCGCGGCACCGACAAGCGGGGCGGCGCGAACGGCGCCCGCATCCGGTTGGCGCCCCAGAATCAGTGGGAGGTCAACGATCCGGCGCAGCTGGCCAAGGTGCTGCGCACCCTGGAAGGCATCCAGCAGGGCTTCAACGCCGCGCAATCCGCTGGTGGCAAGCAGGTTTCGCTGGCCGACCTGATCGTGCTCGGCGGCTGCGCCGCGGTCGAGAAGGCCGCCGGGGACGCCGGGGTGAGCCTCGTCGTCCCGTTCACGCCGGGCCGTACCGACGCCACGCAGGAGCAGACGGACGTCGAGTCCTTCGCGGTGCTCGAGCCGACCAGCGACGGGTTCCGCAACTACCTCGGCAAGGGCAGCGAGCGTCCGACCGAGGCCCGGCTGATCGACCGGGCGCAGCTGCTGACGCTGAGCGCGCCGGAGCTGACCGTGCTGGTGGCCGGGCTGCGCGTGCTGGGCGCGAACGCGCAGGGTTCGTCGCACGGGGTGTTCACGCAGCGGCCGGGTGCACTGACGGCCGACTTCCTGGTCAACATCCTCGACCTGTCGACGACCTGGTCGCCGACCTCTGAGGGCGAGGAGACCTTCGAGGGCCGGGACGCCGCCTCCGGTCAGGTGCGTTGGACCGCCACCCGCAATGACCTGGTCTTCGGGTCGAACTCGGTGCTGCGGGCCATCGCCGAGGTGTACGCAGCCGACGACGCGGGGGAGAAGTTCGTCCGCGACTTCGTCGGCGCGTGGGACAAGGTGATGATGCTCGACCGCTTCGACGCGCACCGCTGA
- a CDS encoding transcriptional repressor, with product MRTTPEAEALLREAGLRVTRPRVAVLRAVHTHSHADTDSIIRIVRDELGEVSTQAVYDVLRALTTAGLLRRIEPAGSVPRYEARVGDNHHHIICRRCGAIADVDCAVDYTPCLTASDDHGYVIDEAEVVYWGTCPTCSPAAT from the coding sequence GTGAGGACGACGCCCGAGGCCGAAGCCCTGCTCCGCGAGGCGGGACTGCGTGTGACCCGCCCCCGGGTCGCCGTGTTGCGCGCCGTCCACACGCACTCCCACGCCGACACCGACTCGATCATCCGGATCGTCCGCGACGAACTCGGCGAGGTGTCGACCCAGGCCGTCTACGACGTCCTGCGCGCCCTGACCACGGCAGGACTGCTACGGCGCATCGAACCAGCCGGCTCGGTTCCCCGCTACGAGGCGCGGGTCGGCGACAACCACCACCACATCATCTGCCGCCGTTGCGGCGCCATCGCGGACGTCGACTGCGCGGTCGACTACACGCCCTGCCTGACCGCCTCCGACGATCACGGCTACGTCATCGACGAGGCCGAGGTCGTCTACTGGGGCACCTGCCCCACCTGCTCCCCCGCCGCCACCTGA
- a CDS encoding sensor domain-containing diguanylate cyclase, translating to MLRRSAAFARWLAFTAVCYGVAVQVGLELRDPESSIALFWPAAGVGAALMIRARRRSRLAVVAVVLALLIDNLVLNLSAGNSLGTSLGFTLANALEPLVVATTYTRLRRRWPEVTVAMPLLVIAALAGVATSTPLAVALLTPSLPDPWWQIAATWSVPDVAGVAAVGPALLAPLRLPNGRWREAIGQGVVSAGLTVLVFWSTSGIPIAWLSLPALVWSAQRLGISWTALNATTVAVSASVAGIHGRGPFGVPAHSVVNLLSAQAFSVVIGFTALATATAVAERERVARMLALQDPLTGLPNRRWFTEHAEGILARRPREGTIVAVLYCDLDGFKAINDTYGHHVGDEVLRVTAQRLVSAVRPTDMVARLGGDEFAILCPGIDHRAEAESIRERLGERCGVPIVVDGAEVVPEVSVGLVLMDDHSSLEDLLHEADQSMYLAKRGAKERRRAALPAPRTSIETDVEHRTI from the coding sequence GTGCTGCGACGGTCAGCGGCGTTCGCTCGCTGGTTGGCGTTCACCGCCGTCTGCTACGGCGTCGCGGTCCAGGTCGGCCTCGAGCTGAGGGACCCCGAGTCCTCGATCGCCCTGTTCTGGCCCGCGGCCGGCGTGGGCGCCGCCCTGATGATCCGCGCGCGGCGCCGCAGCCGGCTCGCCGTGGTCGCGGTCGTCCTCGCCCTGCTGATCGACAACCTCGTGCTCAACCTGAGCGCCGGCAACTCTCTCGGCACGTCGCTGGGGTTCACTCTGGCCAACGCCCTCGAGCCACTCGTCGTGGCGACGACATACACCCGTTTGCGGCGCCGGTGGCCCGAGGTCACCGTGGCCATGCCACTACTGGTCATCGCCGCGCTGGCCGGGGTGGCCACCAGCACTCCGCTGGCTGTTGCCCTGCTGACGCCGAGCTTGCCCGACCCCTGGTGGCAGATCGCCGCCACCTGGTCGGTGCCCGACGTCGCGGGGGTGGCGGCGGTCGGGCCGGCCCTGTTGGCCCCGCTCCGCCTGCCCAATGGGCGCTGGCGCGAGGCCATCGGTCAGGGGGTGGTGTCGGCCGGTCTCACGGTGCTGGTGTTCTGGTCGACCAGCGGGATCCCCATCGCCTGGCTCAGCCTGCCGGCACTGGTGTGGTCGGCGCAGCGGCTGGGGATCAGCTGGACCGCCCTGAACGCCACCACGGTCGCCGTCAGTGCCTCGGTCGCCGGGATCCACGGCCGGGGACCGTTCGGCGTCCCGGCGCACAGCGTGGTCAACCTGCTCTCGGCCCAGGCCTTCTCGGTGGTCATCGGCTTCACGGCGCTGGCCACGGCCACCGCGGTGGCCGAGCGAGAACGCGTGGCGCGGATGCTGGCTCTGCAAGACCCCTTGACCGGGTTGCCGAATCGTCGCTGGTTCACCGAACATGCCGAGGGCATCCTGGCCCGGAGGCCTCGGGAGGGGACCATCGTGGCCGTGCTGTACTGCGACCTCGACGGGTTCAAGGCGATCAACGACACGTACGGGCACCACGTCGGCGACGAGGTGCTGCGAGTGACCGCCCAGCGTCTCGTGTCGGCGGTGAGACCGACCGACATGGTGGCCCGACTGGGTGGTGACGAGTTCGCCATCCTGTGCCCGGGGATCGACCATCGCGCGGAGGCCGAGTCGATCCGCGAGCGGCTCGGCGAGCGCTGTGGCGTTCCGATCGTCGTGGACGGCGCCGAGGTGGTTCCCGAGGTCAGTGTCGGGCTGGTCCTGATGGACGACCATTCATCGCTCGAGGACCTGCTGCACGAGGCAGATCAGAGCATGTACCTCGCCAAGCGAGGGGCCAAGGAGCGCCGCCGAGCGGCTCTGCCGGCGCCGCGGACCTCGATCGAGACCGATGTGGAGCATCGCACCATCTGA
- a CDS encoding sigma-70 family RNA polymerase sigma factor encodes MPRPDAPAGHIVEPGDHDRLLRAAARGDDLAWAELVRRHAELVRTVCRRCGVFGACADDVAQVTWLALFTHIERIHTPHGITAWLRTTARRECLSLRRRAAREVPRHDLDAPVVGPDPDDWLEAHRVQQVIRHAVSLLHGRERALVELLLQPDPPSYIEISRRLGMPLGAVGPVRQRALRRLRTVLGAELVGDTGSVPTTDGLITGYPATA; translated from the coding sequence GTGCCGCGTCCCGACGCACCGGCCGGGCACATCGTCGAGCCGGGCGACCACGACCGGCTGCTGCGCGCGGCGGCCCGCGGTGACGACCTCGCCTGGGCCGAGCTGGTGCGCCGTCACGCCGAGTTGGTCCGCACCGTGTGCCGGCGGTGCGGCGTGTTCGGAGCCTGTGCGGACGACGTCGCGCAGGTCACCTGGTTGGCCCTGTTCACCCACATCGAGAGGATCCACACCCCTCACGGGATCACGGCGTGGCTGCGGACGACGGCCCGCCGGGAGTGCCTGTCCCTGCGGCGTCGCGCGGCCCGCGAGGTGCCCCGCCACGATCTGGACGCCCCGGTCGTGGGCCCGGACCCCGACGACTGGCTCGAGGCCCACCGGGTACAACAGGTGATCCGCCATGCGGTGAGCCTGCTGCACGGTCGCGAACGCGCACTGGTCGAGCTCCTGCTCCAGCCGGATCCACCCAGCTACATCGAGATCTCGCGGCGGCTGGGTATGCCGCTGGGAGCTGTCGGGCCGGTGCGGCAACGCGCCCTGCGGCGACTGCGAACCGTTCTGGGCGCAGAGCTCGTCGGCGACACCGGGTCGGTCCCGACCACCGACGGGCTGATCACCGGGTATCCCGCCACGGCCTGA
- a CDS encoding homocysteine S-methyltransferase family protein translates to MTALTDLVRTQGFVVFDGAMGTMLQAAGLDDGGAPELWNVEQPDIIGGIHEAYLRAGARVITTNTFGGTRPRLAMHGLGDRVVELSEAGARLARQTADTFGALVAGDLGPTGELLEPLGDLTPQQARDLFVEQLQGLVAGGIDLVLVETMSDLAEVEAAVRAAQQVAPELPVVATLSFDTHGRTMMGVTPAQAVAALAALGVAAVGGNCGRGPGEMEAVMSEMVAARPEGLLLIAQSNAGLPQLVGDRFEYTAPPPVLAAHAVRLREQGVDLIGACCGSTPDHTRAVHAALMR, encoded by the coding sequence ATGACCGCACTCACCGATCTGGTCCGCACACAGGGTTTCGTGGTGTTCGACGGCGCGATGGGCACGATGCTCCAGGCCGCCGGGCTGGACGACGGCGGCGCCCCCGAGCTGTGGAACGTCGAGCAGCCGGACATCATCGGTGGCATCCACGAGGCGTATCTGCGCGCCGGCGCCCGAGTGATCACCACGAACACGTTCGGTGGCACCCGGCCACGCCTGGCGATGCACGGCCTCGGCGATCGGGTGGTCGAACTGAGCGAGGCCGGGGCACGGCTGGCCCGGCAGACCGCCGACACCTTCGGTGCGCTGGTGGCCGGTGATCTCGGGCCGACCGGTGAGCTGCTCGAACCACTGGGCGATCTGACCCCGCAGCAGGCCCGGGATCTGTTCGTCGAGCAACTGCAGGGGTTGGTGGCCGGCGGCATCGACCTGGTGCTGGTCGAGACCATGAGCGATCTCGCCGAGGTCGAGGCCGCGGTACGCGCGGCACAGCAGGTGGCTCCCGAGCTGCCGGTGGTGGCCACGCTGTCCTTCGACACCCACGGCCGCACCATGATGGGCGTCACCCCGGCCCAGGCCGTCGCTGCTCTGGCGGCGCTCGGCGTTGCCGCGGTCGGGGGCAACTGTGGCCGCGGCCCCGGTGAGATGGAGGCCGTGATGTCCGAGATGGTCGCCGCTCGACCCGAGGGATTGCTGCTGATCGCCCAGTCCAATGCCGGCCTGCCCCAGCTGGTCGGCGACCGGTTCGAGTACACCGCACCACCCCCGGTGCTGGCTGCGCACGCCGTCCGGCTGCGGGAACAGGGCGTCGACCTGATCGGCGCCTGCTGCGGCTCCACCCCCGACCACACCCGCGCCGTCCACGCAGCCTTGATGCGCTGA
- a CDS encoding thiamine pyrophosphate-binding protein, producing the protein MTATEPASGPATNPASGRSAGQAIVETLARRGVRRFYTVPGESFLEVLDAVEQTPGLQLISTRHESGAAFMAEAEGKLTGRPAVAMGTRAVGASNLMIGVQTAWEDSTPMIVLCGQVESNTLGRRAFQEVDLPTFFGSVSVHGETLHDPARAGEAAARAHWAATTARPGPAVLALPADILGRPAPDGARELAPGRSAPVGPDPAAAAEIATLLREARRPVMILGQGAQGAWDAVHALAERYGLGVYTAFRRQDTFRNDHPNYLGHLTLRTAPELVRPLQQADVVLALGTRLGDTTSQDFTLPAPGAAVIHVDLDPRALRTPVTLAWSVRADVEACARALLELPVASPRDWSAEHGVYLTGSTVPDLAASSSGGVHPAAVIAALARHLPADTIVTNDAGNFSVFAHRYWRFTHPRSQLGPISGAMGYGLPAAIGAGLAEPGRPVVALAGDGGFLMTAVELETAVRHGVPVLCVVFVNRSYATIAMHQARRFARTAGTDIGAVDIAGLARALGADGLDVTAADQLDDALAVAARFDRPRVIAVHTDPDVLVPGVSMSSLVRGAPSRSPGQQRP; encoded by the coding sequence ATGACGGCGACCGAGCCAGCGAGCGGGCCAGCGACCAACCCCGCGTCGGGCCGTTCGGCCGGGCAGGCGATCGTCGAGACCTTGGCGCGGCGCGGGGTCCGACGGTTCTACACGGTGCCCGGCGAGAGCTTCCTCGAGGTGCTGGACGCCGTCGAGCAGACCCCCGGACTGCAGTTGATCTCGACGCGACACGAGTCGGGGGCCGCGTTCATGGCCGAGGCCGAGGGCAAGCTGACCGGCCGTCCGGCGGTGGCCATGGGCACCCGTGCGGTCGGCGCCTCGAACCTGATGATCGGGGTGCAGACCGCGTGGGAGGATTCCACGCCGATGATCGTGCTGTGCGGACAGGTCGAGTCGAATACTTTGGGCCGCAGGGCATTTCAGGAAGTGGACCTCCCCACGTTCTTCGGATCGGTCAGTGTGCACGGCGAGACCCTGCACGACCCGGCCCGCGCCGGTGAGGCGGCCGCCCGGGCGCACTGGGCGGCCACGACGGCGCGACCCGGACCGGCCGTGCTGGCGTTGCCGGCGGACATCCTGGGTCGGCCCGCGCCCGACGGCGCCCGCGAGCTCGCTCCGGGACGGAGTGCCCCGGTGGGACCCGACCCGGCGGCCGCGGCCGAGATCGCCACCCTGTTGCGCGAGGCACGCCGTCCGGTGATGATCCTCGGCCAGGGGGCGCAGGGGGCCTGGGACGCCGTGCATGCGCTGGCCGAGCGCTACGGCCTCGGGGTGTACACCGCCTTCCGGCGGCAGGACACCTTCCGCAACGACCACCCGAACTACCTCGGTCACCTCACCCTGCGAACGGCACCCGAGCTGGTGCGTCCGCTGCAGCAGGCGGACGTGGTGCTCGCGCTCGGGACACGCTTGGGGGACACCACCTCTCAGGATTTCACGCTGCCCGCTCCCGGCGCCGCGGTGATCCATGTCGACCTCGATCCGCGGGCGCTGCGGACGCCGGTCACGCTGGCCTGGAGCGTGCGCGCCGACGTCGAGGCCTGTGCTCGGGCGCTGCTCGAGCTGCCGGTGGCGTCACCCCGGGACTGGTCGGCCGAGCACGGCGTCTACCTGACCGGTTCGACGGTGCCCGACCTCGCCGCGTCGTCGTCCGGCGGTGTGCACCCGGCAGCGGTGATCGCCGCGCTGGCGCGCCACCTGCCGGCCGACACCATCGTGACCAACGACGCCGGCAACTTCTCGGTCTTCGCGCACCGGTACTGGCGGTTCACCCACCCACGCAGCCAACTCGGGCCGATCTCCGGGGCGATGGGGTACGGACTGCCCGCGGCCATCGGCGCCGGGTTGGCCGAGCCGGGCCGGCCGGTGGTGGCGCTCGCTGGTGACGGTGGCTTCCTGATGACCGCGGTCGAGCTGGAGACCGCTGTGCGCCACGGGGTTCCGGTGCTCTGCGTGGTCTTCGTGAACCGGTCGTACGCCACGATTGCGATGCATCAGGCGCGGCGGTTCGCCCGCACCGCGGGCACCGACATCGGTGCGGTGGACATCGCCGGATTGGCCCGGGCGCTGGGCGCCGACGGGCTGGACGTCACGGCCGCCGACCAGCTGGACGACGCGCTGGCCGTGGCCGCCCGGTTCGACCGGCCGCGCGTCATCGCGGTGCACACCGATCCCGACGTACTGGTGCCAGGGGTGTCGATGTCATCCCTGGTGCGTGGTGCGCCGAGTCGTTCACCGGGGCAGCAACGGCCCTAG
- a CDS encoding ATP/GTP-binding protein, which yields MAYDSAPEPAAQAGDGRAATVTRGRPPVPVKILVAGGFGVGKTTVVTTISEIAPLTTEAEMTSVAAGVDNNELVPTKTTTTVAMDFGRITIDQSIKLYVFGTPGQDRFGFMWNDLANGALGALVLVDDRRLDECYAAVDYFEKAGLPFVVGVNRFDGQVQHDPETIRWALAIGPAVPIVELDARSFLSVRDAILVMLEEALARARARQANS from the coding sequence ATGGCCTACGACAGCGCACCTGAGCCCGCCGCGCAGGCGGGCGACGGGCGGGCCGCGACGGTGACCCGCGGTCGCCCGCCGGTTCCGGTGAAGATCCTCGTCGCCGGTGGCTTCGGCGTGGGCAAGACGACGGTGGTGACGACGATCTCCGAGATCGCCCCGCTCACCACCGAGGCCGAGATGACCTCCGTGGCCGCCGGGGTCGACAACAACGAACTGGTGCCCACGAAGACCACCACCACCGTGGCGATGGACTTCGGACGGATCACGATCGACCAGAGCATCAAGCTCTACGTCTTCGGCACCCCCGGCCAGGACCGGTTCGGCTTCATGTGGAACGACCTGGCGAACGGTGCCCTGGGAGCGTTGGTGCTGGTGGATGACCGGCGGCTCGACGAGTGTTACGCCGCCGTCGACTACTTCGAGAAGGCGGGTCTGCCGTTCGTGGTCGGGGTGAACCGGTTCGACGGGCAGGTCCAGCACGATCCCGAGACCATCCGATGGGCCCTGGCGATCGGGCCGGCGGTGCCGATCGTCGAACTCGATGCGCGCAGCTTCCTGTCGGTGCGCGACGCGATCCTGGTCATGCTCGAGGAGGCTCTCGCTCGCGCCCGTGCCCGGCAGGCGAACTCCTAG
- a CDS encoding DUF742 domain-containing protein, translating to MIRPFLVGPGNERDPLDLPEPANAVRPFLLTRGRTAADASIAVETQVAATPAGRRAVSSLSLEYRDIVLACEQPLAVAEVAAMLDLHLGVARVLISDLTQQGMVSTEVPDGDAADDVETIMRVIDGLRQRT from the coding sequence ATGATCAGGCCGTTCCTGGTCGGCCCGGGGAACGAGCGCGACCCGCTCGACCTGCCCGAGCCCGCGAACGCCGTCCGGCCCTTCCTGCTCACCCGGGGCCGTACGGCTGCCGACGCCTCGATCGCCGTCGAGACCCAGGTGGCCGCAACTCCTGCCGGTCGGCGCGCGGTGTCCAGCCTGTCGCTCGAGTACCGCGACATCGTGCTGGCCTGCGAGCAGCCACTCGCCGTGGCCGAGGTCGCGGCCATGCTCGACCTGCACCTGGGCGTCGCCCGGGTGCTCATCTCGGACCTGACCCAACAGGGAATGGTGTCGACCGAGGTCCCCGACGGGGACGCCGCCGACGATGTGGAGACGATCATGCGAGTCATCGATGGCCTACGACAGCGCACCTGA